The region ATCCTGTCGCTGTATCCGGGCGACCATGCTCTTGAGTCGTTCCGCGACTGGTGGCGCGAGGTGCAGATGGGCCACGACACGATGCCGCGGTCCAAAGTCCGCGCtcgcatccagcgcgcTCTTCGTGACAAGGTGCACTTGTCATCCGACTGGCCCGATGTGTATGAGCGTGAGGCGTATGTGGCGCCGCACGTCGATGACAGTGACGAGCCGTTTGTGTGGGGCCACGCAGATCTCGATGCGATCCGCGCCTTCCTGCACGAGTACCTGCACTGGCCGGCGTCCAAGACGGATCAGTACGTCCTGCCTGTCctggagcagcagcgcaaaACAGCCCGACTGCAACGTGTGCAGGCGACGCTGGACCAGGCAGGATTTGTCGGCGGACGCGTGCCGCACAAGGCGACGTCCTTCACGTCGACGCGTCTGCAGCATGCCGTCGAGCAGTTTCGAGCATCCAAGCGGCCTAGACCTTCTACCTAGCATCTATTCCTCGTCttcgcgctcctcgaggTCCTGCTCGGTCCGAGCGGCGGCCTGTGCACCGCCCAGCTCGTCAGCGAGGCCGTCGCGGGGGAACGTCTTGCGCACCATAGGTGGCTGGAATGAGTTCTTGTACACAAGCAGCGAAAAGGCGCCGACGGCTGTGACGGCCATCAGAAAGTGGCGCAGGGCCAAGGGGCCGGGTGTCTTGTATGCATCAGGCGACCACATGttcagcacgtcgtcctGCTCGTGAAGCGTCTCGCCGTACTGGCGGCGGTCCTGCGTGTCCCACCAGTGGCGGCTGTATGGGCGGAACTGCTGGTTCTGGAAGGGCATGGCGGGGTAGTCGCCCAGCTGCGGGTCGACCTTGTCGCCCGGCAcgaccgtgccgcgcggcaGGTCCTTGGGCGCCTGTGTCGGTGGCAGCTCGTGTGCAcgcacggccgtcgtgctcatgcagcgcgacgggatcgcgcgcgccataCGCTGGAATACACcacgctgcagcatgtggaAAACGTCGGATGACAAacgccgccgacgtcgcagcctgcgctgggcggcggcagcgagcgGTCCACGGCCGACGCACGCGAACATCACGTGACAGGTCAAAGAAGCGAAAAgcgtccagcgcgtcgaccTTCAGGGTGGC is a window of Malassezia restricta chromosome III, complete sequence DNA encoding:
- a CDS encoding NADH dehydrogenase (ubiquinone) 1 beta subcomplex subunit 8, with the protein product MLQRGVFQRMARAIPSRCMSTTAVRAHELPPTQAPKDLPRGTVVPGDKVDPQLGDYPAMPFQNQQFRPYSRHWWDTQDRRQYGETLHEQDDVLNMWSPDAYKTPGPLALRHFLMAVTAVGAFSLLVYKNSFQPPMVRKTFPRDGLADELGGAQAAARTEQDLEEREDEE